In Crassostrea angulata isolate pt1a10 chromosome 4, ASM2561291v2, whole genome shotgun sequence, one genomic interval encodes:
- the LOC128180657 gene encoding mitoferrin-1-like, whose amino-acid sequence MDYEDPYESLPPTSTPTTHMLAGSAAGVLEHSVMYPVDCVKTRMQSLVPDPKADYRSVLDAFNTIIRHEGMLRTMKGAPIVVLGAGPAHAFYFACYEFLKKNLSGGKQGNHLAHGLAGSVATLLHDSVMVPVDVVKQRMQMFNSPYTTCRMCARTILKQEGMFAFYRSYTTQLTMNIPFQSVHFMTYEFMQDWLNQGRNYNPVTHVVSGGAAGAVAATVTMPLDVCKTLLNTQERCTRTHASYINGMVSAFRTVYEFQGIRGFFKGLTARVIFQMPATAISWSVYEGFKYIITKKQSVEDALPKRLSIGSAASASSHTK is encoded by the exons ATGGACTACGAGGATCCATATGAGAGCCTTCCACCAACTTCCACACCGACGACGCATATGTTAGCGGGATCGGCGGCTGGAGTCCTAGAGCACAGTGTTATGTACCCCGTGGACTGTGTGAAG acacGTATGCAATCTCTGGTACCTGATCCAAAGGCTGACTACCGCAGTGTACTCGATGCATTTAACACCATCATCCGCCATGAGGGGATGCTGAGGACGATGAAGGGGGCCCCCATCGTTGTACTGGGGGCTGGACCGGCACATGCTTTCTACTTTGCGTGCTACGAGTTTCTGAAGAAGAATCTGAGCGGGGGTAAACAGGGCAACCATTTAGCTCACG GTTTAGCAGGTTCAGTAGCCACTCTACTTCATGATTCTGTGATGGTTCCTGTTGATG TGGTGAAGCAGAGAATGCAGATGTTTAATAGCCCATATACAACCTGCAGAATGTGTGCAAGGACCATTCTGAAACAAGAGGGCATGTTCGCTTTCTACAGGAGCTATACCACACAACTGACTATGAATATTCCGTTTCAAAGCGTTCACTTTATGACTTACGAGTTCATGCAAGACTGGCTGAACCAGGGCAGGAATTACAACCCAGTGACTCACGTGGTGTCTGGTGGTGCTGCAGGAGCTGTGGCAGCCACAGTGACGATGCCGTTAGATGTCTGTAAAACGCTCCTCAACACTCAGGAGAGATGCACGAGGACTCACGCATCTTACATCAATGGCATGGTGTCAGCGTTTCGAACAGTTTATGAGTTCCAAGGCATTCGCGGGTTTTTCAAGGGGCTCACAGCACGAGTGATATTTCAGATGCCTGCCACGGCGATATCGTGGTCGGTGTATGAGGGCTTCAAGTACATTATTACCAAAAAGCAGTCTGTGGAAGACGCCCTGCCAAAACGACTCTCTATTGGATCGGCGGCTTCTGCTTCCTCACATACAAAATAA